Genomic DNA from Microbacterium neungamense:
AGCATGCGCAGCGAGTGGCACGTCGGGTGGTAGGTGACACGGTGCGGGAAGTAGGCGCCGACATCGGTGACACCGAGGACGTCGACGAGGAACTCCGACAGCTCGTAGACCTTGGGCCCCACCTCCTGCACCCGGCCGAGCAGAGCGGCGTCCCCGCACCCGCGGGCGATCATCGGGTGCTGCTCACGCACCGAGCCGACGCACGACCCGGACGGCGCCACGACGGCGTCGTAGTCCTCGAACACGTCGGCGAACCGGCGCACCAGCGGGACGGCGTCCGCGGCATACCCGGTGTTGGTCAGCATCTGCCCGCAGCACGTCTGCTCCATCGGGAACTCCACCCGGCAGCCGAGCCGCTTCAGCAGGCGGACCGTGGCCTTCGGCGTCTCGGGCCACATCGTGTCGTTGAAGCACGTGGCGAACAGGGCGACCTTGAGGTCCGCAGCCGCCGGGCGTGACGTCGTTGTCATGGGAGCATCCAAGCAAGAACGGTGGACTGGAGCCCGACGAGGAGACAGACGGCCGTGATGAGGCCGATGCTCCAGGGCAGGACCTTGCGCAGGATGTCGGCTTCGCGGCCGAGCAAGCCGACGGCCGTGGCCGCGATGGTGAGGTTCTGCGGGCTGATCATCTTGCCCACCACGCCGCCGGAGGTGTTGCTGGCGACCAGCAGGGTCGGGTCGATGCCGGCCTCGGTGGCGGCGGTCTGCTGGAGGGTGGCGAAGAGGGCGTTGGCGCTGGTGTCCGAGCCGGTCACCGCCGTCCCGATCCAGCCGAGCAGAGGCGAGAGGAAGGCGAAGGCCGCGCCGGCGCCAGCGATCCAGGTGCCGATCGTGATGGTCTGACCTGAGAGGTTCATGACGTAGGCGAGAGCCAGGACCGACGCCACGGTGAGGAAGGCCCATCGCATCTTGTGAGCAGTGCCGACCAGCTCGCGTCCCAGTCCCTTGAGGCCGATGCCGTAGATGAGGGACACGACCAGGGCGCAGATGAGGAGCATCGTCCCGGGTGAGCTCAGCCACGACAGCGTGTAGACGGCGGACGCGTTCGGGGTGCCCCCATGCGTCAGCACCTGGTCCGCGAGGCCGGGCCACGGGATCTTGACGTCTGTGCCGGCCAGCCAGTCCTTCACTGCGGGCACGAGCTTGGCGAGGGCGAAGACGACGATGACGAGCACATAGGGGAGGAGAGCCATGCTGATCCGGCCGGCGGTGAGCGAGCGGGCGCGCGCGTCGAGCTCGGCTAGGGACACCTCGTGGGCGTCGCGCCCGCCCCGGCCGGTCGCGGAGGCGGGTCGTGCGGCGGACGTGACATCCTCACTGCCGGTGATGCGGCTGGCCGCACCGGACTCGCCGACCGTGGCCAGTTCCTGTTCGCGCTCCCTCGCCAGGGTCGACAGCGCCGCCTGGCGCCCGGTCGGCTTCCACACCCGCAGGAAGAGGACGGCGGCCGCGAGGCTGGCCAGGGACGCGATGATGTCGGTGAGCTCGACCGAGATGTAGGTGGCCGAGAGCCACTGGAAGACCGCGAAGGTCACGCCGACGACCATCGCGATGGGCCAGGTTTCCTGGACCCCGCGTCGACCGCCCGCCATCAGCACGAGCAGGAGGGGCACGAAGACGGCGATAAGCGGCGTCTGGTGGCCCACGTAGGCGCCGATCTCGGTGTAGGGGATGTTCGTGAGTGCACCGGCGGTGATGATGGGAGTGCCGATCGCGCCGAAGGCCACCGGAGCGGTGTTGGCCAGGAGCACGACGGTCGCGGCGCGCAGGGGCGAGAAGCCGACCGCCATGAGCATGACACCAGTGATCGCGACAGGTGCCCCGAAGCCGGCGAGGGCCTCGAGGAGGCCGCCGAAGCAGAAGGCGATGATGATCGCCTGGATGCGCGGGTCGTCCGAGATGAGGTGGAACGTGGCACGGAGGTCCTCGAACCGCCCGGAGGCGACGGTCACCTGGTAGAGCACGATCGCGGTGAAGACGATCCACATGATGGGGAAGAGGCCGAAGGCCGCTCCCTGGGTGGCTGCGAGTGCCGCGAGGCCGACCGGCATCTTGAACGCAGCCGTGGCCACCAGGATCGCGACTGCCAGCGCGGTGAGCCCCGCCCAGTGCGCCTTCCAGCGCAGGAGGCCGAGGGTGACGAACACGGTCAGCAGGGGTAGCGCCGCCACCAAGGCGGAGAGGGTGAGGCTGTCGGCGACCGGATGCAGGTCCGGTTGGAACGCGCCGGCCATGGCGTGGGATGGGGTCATGGGAGTGTCCTGTGTCAGCGTCTTTGTCCGGTTTAGGCCGTGGGATCAAACAACATCGGGGTCTCCTAGTTTGGGTTGATTCTTCCACTGTGCTTGATGGTAGGCAAGGCGCTGGACGGCGGCTCGGGCGAGGCCTTCGCGGCGTGCGCGGCGGATGGTTTCACCGCGGCCCTCGTGTTCGTCCAGTGGGGTGACGTAGCCGATGCCCGAGTGCAGTCGTGAGCCATTGTGCTCGGTGCGGACGACGTCCAGCTCGGCGCGCAGACACTTGATCTGCCTGGTGGCGGACAGTTCATCTGAATCGGCTGTAAGTCTCTGAAGTGGCTGGCCTGGGGTCGGCTGGCAGGGTGGGTGCTGGTGCTCCGTCTGGTCGTGACTCTTGAATCGCCTGGCCTCCCGCTTCGGCGGGGTGCCTTTCCCAGGATCTGTCCGGCCGGGTGGGCCCCGTGCGTCAGGATGGGGTGAGACACCAGCACTGCTGACCTTCGCACTGCACGGGGCGAGAACGGACCAATACTGAGATGACGATGACGGTTGCTGACGTCGGCACCGATGATGGGGCTATGGCTCCTCGTGCTGACCGGCCCAAGAGGCGGACGTTCACCGCCGAGTTCAAAGCGGCGATCCTGGCCGAGTACGACGCCGCGGACCGCTCTGGGCGTGGGGAGATCCTGCGCCGGGAGGGCCTGTACACCTCCCACATCATCGAGTGGCGCAAGGCCGCGGCCGCCGGCTCGCTGTCCGGGCTGGGCAGCAAGCCGCGGGACCGGCGCGAGCGGGAGCTGCAGGCGCTACGGGCCCGGGCGGAGAAGGCCGAGGCCGAGCTGGCCAAGACCAGGGCGGCGCTGGACCTGATGGGAAAAGCACACGCGCTCTTGGAGACGCTCTCCGAGAGCGCGGACAAGCCGCCGCGGTCGCCGCGGTGATCAACCCGGCCGTCGACGGGCTGGCCGAGCACGTCGGCACCGCGGCTGCGTGCGCGCTGCTGGGTCGCTCCCGCGCCAGTCACTACCGGGCCAAGAACCCGCCACCGCCACGTCCACGGACACCGCGGCCGGCACCGGCGAACAAGCTGTCCGCCGCCGAGCGGGCCCACGTGCTGGCCGTGTTGACCAGCCAGCGGTTCGCGGACAAGTCGGTCGCCCAGGTCTGGGCCACGCTGCTGGACGAGGGCACCTACCTGTGCTCGATGTCCACGATGCACCGGATCCTGCGCGAGCACGACATGGCCGGGGAACGGCGCCGGCAGGCGAGCCACCCGCCCCGGACCCGGCCCGAGCTCGTCGCGACGGCGCCGGGGCAGGTGTGGAGTTGGGACATCACAAAGCTCAAGGGGCCGGAGCGGGGCGTGTACTACGACCTGTACGTCGTGCTCGACATCTTCTCCAGGTTCGTCGTGGGCTGGACCATCGCGGCCCGCGAGGACGCCGAGATCGCCAAGAACCTGCTCGAGCACGCCATGGGCATCCATGGCGTGCCGGAGGCGATCCACGCCGACCGCGGGACCTCGATGACCTCCAAACCGGTCGCTCAGCTGCTCGTCGACCTCGGGGTGGCCAGGTCGCACTCCCGCCCGCACGTGTCGAACGACAACCCTTACAGCGAGGCGGCGTTCAAGACGCTGAAGTACGCCCCGGTCTTCCCCGAGCGCTTCGGGTCCCTGGCCGACGCCGGCGCGTTCGCCGAGCAGTTCTTCGCCTACTACAACCACGAGCACCGCCACTGCGGGATCGGGCTGCACACCCCCGCCAGCGTCCACTTCGGCACCGCCGGGCAGGTCCGCGCCCAGCGCCAGGCCACCCTGGACGCGGCCTACGCCGCCCGTCCCGAGCGCTTCGGCCACCGCCGACCCCAGGCGCCCAAGCTGCCCGAGGCCGCCTGGATCAACCAGCCCTCACAGGAGGCCCTCATACAGACCGCCTGACGGAATCTGTCTCACCCGCCTTGACACTTTCCGTCGTCGCATGCAACGTAACGTCTTGGAGTACAGCCTGCACGGTCGCCGTAATGTCTTCGGCAAACTGACGGACTGCGTTGTGCAGCACGTCCTCGGGTGCTGTCACGCCCGCTTGAGGAGGAAATCGAACCCGATGAGCTCGTCGACTGCGCCGACGTCGTCGAGGGGCATCTCGCCGGAAACGCTGATCTCACGCAGGACTGTGCGATCCTCCGTGCCGTATCGCTCCGCTAGGGTCCTTAGAATGCGATCCCGCTCGGCGGTCGCTTCTTCACGCGTCGTCGTCTCGATGATGGTCATGCTTGCCCCCTCTCCATGCTGCATTCATTCTGAAGGGTACCTCCGACATAAGCCTGCATTCCCCCTTTGTCCGGCCAAGGTCAGGAGTTCACGCGGATGATCTCGCGCTGGTACGGGGCGATCACGGCGCCGGAGATGCGCAGGTCGAGCACGAGGAAGCGGCGGGATGCTGGGTCCTCGGCCGTCCATGAGGCCAGCCGGTCGAGGTCGGCGAGGGTGCGCGCGACCACGCCTTCGGCGCCGACGGCCTGCGCCAGCGCGGCGAAGTCGACCTCGGGGATCCGCATCGGCTCCTCGGCCAGTCCCTTCAGGCCGTACAGGTTGACCTCGGTGCCGTAGGCCGCGTCGTTCCAGATCACGGCCATGCCGTGGCCGCCGGCGGCGCGCACCGCGGACTCCAGGTCGGCGATCGCCATCAGGCCGCCGCCGTCTCCCGAGGTCAGCACCACGGTGGTCTCCGGGCGGGCGCGCACAGCGCCGACCACGCTCGGCCAGCCCTGACCGATGGACTGGAACGCCGTGCCGACCATCATCATCCGGTCCGGCGAGGCCACCGGCCAGTACATGTTCGCCCAGCCGATGAAGTGGCCCCCGTCCGACACCACCACGCGGTCCTCGGGCAGCAGCTCGCCGATGCGGCGCGCCGCCGAGCGCGGGTCGAGGCGACCGTCCGGGGCGAGCTCGTCGCCCTGCTCGTACGCGCGTGCCGCGGCGACGTCGACGGTCTCGCGCCAGGGGCGGCGCTGCGCTTCACGCGGAGATGTGCGGTTCGCGCGGCCGTTTGCGGCGGATTCGTCCGCGGGAAGCGCACTTTCCCGCGCGACGGATGCCGCGGCGGGGGAGTCGGATGCGGCCGGGGCGGAGTCGGATGCTGCGGCGGCGGGGGCGGATCCGGCGGGGGAGACGGATGCCGTGGCGGGGGAGTCGGATGCGGCGGGGGCGGTGAGCCGGGCGACCAGGGCCTCGGCGGCGAGCCGGGCGTCGGCGCGGACGTATCCGCCGATGTGCGCATGGGTGGCCGCGGGAGCCACGTCGACCTGGAACACGCGGGTTCCGGGGGCGAACAGCTCGCCGAACCGCATCGTGAACTGGTTCAGGGACGCGCCGAACACCACGGCGACGTCGGCCTCGCGGATCAGGGCCATCGCCCCGTCCGCGCCGAATCCGCCGGTCACGCCGAGGTCGTACCGAGTGTCCGGGAACACGCCCCGGCCGAGGGCCGTCGAAGCGGTGAGTGCGCCGGTGGCATCCGCGAGCGCCCCCAGCGCCTGACCGGCGCCGGCGAGCCAGGCGCCCCGCCCCGCGAGCAGGAAGGGACGCTCGGCGGTGCGCAAGGCCTCCGCGAGCTCGTCCAGCATCCCCTCGGCGAACTCGCCCTTGGGGGCGACCGGTTCCGGGATCCGCGGTTGCGGCGCCTCCGGCACCGGGCCGGCGTCGAGCGCGGCCACGTCGTAGGGGATCGCGAGCACCACCGGCACCCGGTAGGTGAGCGCATGCTCGACCGCGATCACGGTGGTCGCGGCGGCATCCGCGCGGCCGGTGGTGTACGTGCGGGCGCCGACGGCGGAGGCGAGCGCGATCTGGTCGACGTCCCAGGGCCGCGGACCCGAGGTCGGCTCGTCGCCGACCACGAGCACCAGCGGCACCCGCGCCTGCACCGCCTCGGCGAGGGCGGTGATGGTGTTCGTGAAGCCGGCGCCGTACGTGGACGTGGCGGCCGCGATCCGGCCGGATGCCCGGTAGTGGGCGTCGGCGGCGACCACGGCGCCCTGCTCATGACGGACCGCGGTGAACGCGGCATCCGTCTGCTTCTCGAGGGCGTCGAGGAAGTAGGCGTTGCCGTTGCCCATCACGCCGAAGACGTGGTCGACGTGGCGGGCGAGGGTGAGGGCGACGTGGGCGGAGACGCTGGGCATGACGGAGCCTTTCGAGACGGGACGGAGAATGATGCGCTTCCGTATATGTCTCGCCTCGCGCGTCGTCGCGGAGCGCTTCGTGCCCCTTTTTCGGGCACCGGACCGGGGTCCGGACGAGTCGATTCTAGCGTCGGGAGGTCGCGAACGGGGCCTCGGCGCCCGCGAGCTGCACGGTGACGCTGGTGCGGTCGTCCAGCCGGATGGCGGTGACCGACTCGGCAGGCATCGCCGGCCACTCGGGACGCGCGACGCCGGTGGAGCCGATCCGCACGGTGCCGTCCGGATCCTGCGTCCAGCGCAGCGCGTAGTAGTCCTCGTTGTGCTCGTCGGGCAGCCGGTCGAGCCGGGCGATCGCGCCCAGGTCGTCGTCGGAGAGGATGCTCAGTGCGCTCGCGTGCACCACCACCAGCTGCTCGGCGTCCATCACCAGCGCGTTCAGGCTGGCCAGCGGGAACGCCTCGCGCAGCCGCCGGACGACGGTGAGGGTCGCCTCGAACAGCGGCACGCCGGCGTCGAGCTGCTCGCGGATGAGCCGGAAGTACATCTCGCTGTCGGTGTCGCCGACCATCGCGGCGAGGGATGCCGGCGCGAGCAGCTCCCGCGCCCGGCCGATCGGCTTCAGCGTGCCGTTGTGGGCGAAGGCGACGTCGCCGATGCGGAACGGGTGGGTGTTCGCCGCGGTGATCGGCAGGCCCGACGTCGCCCAGCGCAGGTGCACCACGGCCGCGTGCACGTCCTCCGCCATGGCATCCGCGAAGGCCGGGTCGGCGGATGCCGAGCGCGGCGACGTGCGCACCTCGGGTGCGGTGCCGGTGCGCTCGACGCCCGCCCAGCCCCAGCCGTCGCCGTGCAGGCGCGCCAGCGAGCGGAGGCTCTCCATCCCGGTCTCCCCGAGTTCCCGCTCGGCGGTGGAGCGGTCGGGGGAGACGAAGGCGAAGAGTCGGCACATGAGGACCTCGGAGAGCACTGTCACGGGCATCGCGCATCGGGAGGGCGACGCCCTCCTTCGTTTCTACCGCACCTGCGGGCGGATCGGGGCCGCTCTCGTCATCGACGGACATCCGGATGCGGGAGAATGAACGGATGACGGATGCACCGATCGAGCGCGA
This window encodes:
- a CDS encoding IS3 family transposase (programmed frameshift); this translates as MTVADVGTDDGAMAPRADRPKRRTFTAEFKAAILAEYDAADRSGRGEILRREGLYTSHIIEWRKAAAAGSLSGLGSKPRDRRERELQALRARAEKAEAELAKTRAALDLMGKGTRALGDALRERGQAAAVAAVINPAVDGLAEHVGTAAACALLGRSRASHYRAKNPPPPRPRTPRPAPANKLSAAERAHVLAVLTSQRFADKSVAQVWATLLDEGTYLCSMSTMHRILREHDMAGERRRQASHPPRTRPELVATAPGQVWSWDITKLKGPERGVYYDLYVVLDIFSRFVVGWTIAAREDAEIAKNLLEHAMGIHGVPEAIHADRGTSMTSKPVAQLLVDLGVARSHSRPHVSNDNPYSEAAFKTLKYAPVFPERFGSLADAGAFAEQFFAYYNHEHRHCGIGLHTPASVHFGTAGQVRAQRQATLDAAYAARPERFGHRRPQAPKLPEAAWINQPSQEALIQTA
- a CDS encoding L-lactate permease encodes the protein MTPSHAMAGAFQPDLHPVADSLTLSALVAALPLLTVFVTLGLLRWKAHWAGLTALAVAILVATAAFKMPVGLAALAATQGAAFGLFPIMWIVFTAIVLYQVTVASGRFEDLRATFHLISDDPRIQAIIIAFCFGGLLEALAGFGAPVAITGVMLMAVGFSPLRAATVVLLANTAPVAFGAIGTPIITAGALTNIPYTEIGAYVGHQTPLIAVFVPLLLVLMAGGRRGVQETWPIAMVVGVTFAVFQWLSATYISVELTDIIASLASLAAAVLFLRVWKPTGRQAALSTLAREREQELATVGESGAASRITGSEDVTSAARPASATGRGGRDAHEVSLAELDARARSLTAGRISMALLPYVLVIVVFALAKLVPAVKDWLAGTDVKIPWPGLADQVLTHGGTPNASAVYTLSWLSSPGTMLLICALVVSLIYGIGLKGLGRELVGTAHKMRWAFLTVASVLALAYVMNLSGQTITIGTWIAGAGAAFAFLSPLLGWIGTAVTGSDTSANALFATLQQTAATEAGIDPTLLVASNTSGGVVGKMISPQNLTIAATAVGLLGREADILRKVLPWSIGLITAVCLLVGLQSTVLAWMLP
- a CDS encoding thiamine pyrophosphate-binding protein is translated as MPSVSAHVALTLARHVDHVFGVMGNGNAYFLDALEKQTDAAFTAVRHEQGAVVAADAHYRASGRIAAATSTYGAGFTNTITALAEAVQARVPLVLVVGDEPTSGPRPWDVDQIALASAVGARTYTTGRADAAATTVIAVEHALTYRVPVVLAIPYDVAALDAGPVPEAPQPRIPEPVAPKGEFAEGMLDELAEALRTAERPFLLAGRGAWLAGAGQALGALADATGALTASTALGRGVFPDTRYDLGVTGGFGADGAMALIREADVAVVFGASLNQFTMRFGELFAPGTRVFQVDVAPAATHAHIGGYVRADARLAAEALVARLTAPAASDSPATASVSPAGSAPAAAASDSAPAASDSPAAASVARESALPADESAANGRANRTSPREAQRRPWRETVDVAAARAYEQGDELAPDGRLDPRSAARRIGELLPEDRVVVSDGGHFIGWANMYWPVASPDRMMMVGTAFQSIGQGWPSVVGAVRARPETTVVLTSGDGGGLMAIADLESAVRAAGGHGMAVIWNDAAYGTEVNLYGLKGLAEEPMRIPEVDFAALAQAVGAEGVVARTLADLDRLASWTAEDPASRRFLVLDLRISGAVIAPYQREIIRVNS
- a CDS encoding (Fe-S)-binding protein, whose product is MTTTSRPAAADLKVALFATCFNDTMWPETPKATVRLLKRLGCRVEFPMEQTCCGQMLTNTGYAADAVPLVRRFADVFEDYDAVVAPSGSCVGSVREQHPMIARGCGDAALLGRVQEVGPKVYELSEFLVDVLGVTDVGAYFPHRVTYHPTCHSLRMLRVGDRPLQLLRAVRGIDLVDLPGAEECCGFGGTFAVKNADVSIAMGADKARHVVETGAEVLVAGDNSCLAHIGGILGRQRSGVRRMHLAEILASTEEDPA
- a CDS encoding class II glutamine amidotransferase; the encoded protein is MCRLFAFVSPDRSTAERELGETGMESLRSLARLHGDGWGWAGVERTGTAPEVRTSPRSASADPAFADAMAEDVHAAVVHLRWATSGLPITAANTHPFRIGDVAFAHNGTLKPIGRARELLAPASLAAMVGDTDSEMYFRLIREQLDAGVPLFEATLTVVRRLREAFPLASLNALVMDAEQLVVVHASALSILSDDDLGAIARLDRLPDEHNEDYYALRWTQDPDGTVRIGSTGVARPEWPAMPAESVTAIRLDDRTSVTVQLAGAEAPFATSRR